The segment AGTTTCTGATAAGAAAATAAAGACAATTGGATTAATTGTCTCAAATTTATCAAAGAACCAAGCTCGGAATGAGATATTAGAAGGAATAGAAAAAATACTGAGTGATAGAGGATACAGTCTAACTCTCAGAATTTCTGAAAGAGATGTCAAAAAAGAAAAAGAATTATTAGAGTCGTTTAATAAAGACAATACATCAGGAGTATTGATTTTCCCTGTTGCTGTTGAAAGAACAACTGCCCTAAGAAACTTCTTAAGCAAACACATTCCTATTGTATTAGTAGACAGATATTTTCCCCATCTGGCTTCTGTAATAGATTATGTAGTATCTGATAACGAGGGAGGCGCATATAAAGCGGTTGAATATTTAATAAAGCTGGGGCATAAAAAAATAGCGCATATTACAGGTTTACATCATTACACTTCTATTGAGGATAGGATTAAGGGATACAAGAAGGCATTATTGGATAATAAAATAAAAGTTGATGAAGCGCTTATTAAAAGAGGAGCTTCCACTGAAAACTGGGTAAAAGTTGGATACAATTTGACAAGTCAATTATTTGAGGACAATACAAAATTCACAGCTATATTTGCAAATAATGACAGCACAGCAATCGGCGCTATAAAAGCAATTAAAGAAAATGGATTAAATGTCCCAGAAGACATATCTGTAATAGGCTTTGACGATAATCCACAAGCATCCTTGCTTGAAGTGCCTCTTACAACAGTTGCGCAATTAAGATATGATATAGGAACAAAGGCCGCGCAGATA is part of the bacterium genome and harbors:
- a CDS encoding GntR family transcriptional regulator; the protein is METKFKIDEVRNLPKYFQLKQILLTNINNGTYSNDGRLPLVRNLMSKHNLSFSTVDNALRELVNEGIIYCEHGKGIFVKNPDLVSDKKIKTIGLIVSNLSKNQARNEILEGIEKILSDRGYSLTLRISERDVKKEKELLESFNKDNTSGVLIFPVAVERTTALRNFLSKHIPIVLVDRYFPHLASVIDYVVSDNEGGAYKAVEYLIKLGHKKIAHITGLHHYTSIEDRIKGYKKALLDNKIKVDEALIKRGASTENWVKVGYNLTSQLFEDNTKFTAIFANNDSTAIGAIKAIKENGLNVPEDISVIGFDDNPQASLLEVPLTTVAQLRYDIGTKAAQILLDKIEGKLKAPQHVVLKTKLIIRKSCALRSSLCAKKERR